One segment of Leptospirillum ferrooxidans C2-3 DNA contains the following:
- a CDS encoding EVE domain-containing protein translates to MRVRYWIGVASWSHVKWGRAEGFAQLCHGKAAPLHRMRVGDWLVYYSPKTETNEREPLQMFTAIGRIIGENIYQYPMSHDFLPFRRDVEYLKCRPVHIHSLIANLSFIRDTEHWGYPFRTGHIEMTEEDFLLIAKAMEVKLDG, encoded by the coding sequence ATGAGGGTGCGATACTGGATCGGGGTGGCATCTTGGTCTCACGTGAAATGGGGAAGGGCGGAGGGATTTGCTCAGTTGTGCCACGGCAAGGCCGCTCCGCTTCATCGGATGAGGGTGGGTGACTGGCTTGTCTATTATTCCCCGAAAACGGAGACCAATGAAAGGGAACCTCTGCAAATGTTCACCGCTATAGGCAGAATCATAGGGGAGAATATTTACCAATATCCCATGTCTCACGACTTTCTTCCCTTTCGGCGCGATGTCGAGTATTTAAAATGCAGGCCTGTCCATATTCATTCCCTGATAGCGAATCTGTCTTTTATCCGGGACACCGAGCATTGGGGGTATCCTTTCCGCACTGGGCACATCGAAATGACTGAAGAGGATTTTCTGCTGATTGCAAAAGCCATGGAGGTTAAACTGGATGGGTAG
- a CDS encoding SRPBCC family protein, whose amino-acid sequence MLTWRYEETIPTTANAEQVWALWSRPHEWNHWDEGLEWVTLDGPFEAGSRGQLKPVGEPMVNFVMLEVQKKRGFTNRSFLPLTCMDFIHTYSPEDSPGKGGKISVRIEMHGWLSPLFALLIGRGIQKTLKETLEKCSSLAGQLE is encoded by the coding sequence ATGCTGACATGGAGGTATGAAGAAACGATTCCGACTACAGCTAATGCAGAACAGGTTTGGGCACTCTGGTCCCGACCCCACGAGTGGAATCATTGGGACGAAGGATTGGAATGGGTCACTCTGGATGGGCCGTTTGAGGCAGGAAGCAGGGGGCAATTGAAACCAGTTGGTGAGCCCATGGTGAATTTTGTCATGCTGGAGGTCCAAAAAAAACGGGGTTTCACGAACCGCTCCTTTCTGCCCCTGACCTGTATGGATTTTATACACACCTATTCGCCCGAAGACTCTCCGGGGAAGGGTGGGAAAATCAGCGTTCGTATCGAGATGCATGGGTGGTTAAGTCCTTTGTTTGCCCTACTGATTGGACGTGGTATCCAAAAAACATTGAAGGAGACCCTTGAGAAATGTTCAAGCCTTGCCGGGCAGCTTGAATGA
- a CDS encoding TetR/AcrR family transcriptional regulator: MKKPIHPGKTPSNVVRTRILETAANLFYLHGISNVGINEVIGKAGVARMSLYHHYSSKDDLILAVLDHISAQRAEIIGNALSGYHTPETRLMAIFLILKETVHEETFRGCAFINAAIERAKQEDPIHARVAKHKRMIQEIFLKLAKEAGADNPDLLARQLMILWDGAITQSYIHQDPEIVSFAVDAARKLIAASLREKQEDS, translated from the coding sequence ATGAAAAAGCCCATTCATCCAGGAAAGACTCCCTCAAATGTTGTCCGGACCCGTATTCTCGAAACGGCCGCCAATCTTTTTTATCTTCATGGGATCTCCAATGTCGGGATTAATGAGGTCATCGGAAAAGCCGGTGTAGCCAGAATGTCCCTCTACCATCACTATTCTTCCAAGGACGATCTTATTCTGGCTGTGCTCGACCATATCTCTGCCCAAAGGGCCGAGATAATCGGGAACGCCCTTTCCGGATACCACACCCCGGAGACCCGGCTTATGGCTATATTCCTGATCCTGAAGGAAACCGTCCATGAAGAGACCTTCCGGGGATGCGCATTTATCAACGCGGCAATAGAAAGGGCAAAACAGGAAGATCCCATCCACGCAAGGGTTGCCAAACACAAGAGAATGATTCAGGAAATCTTTCTCAAACTGGCAAAGGAAGCGGGAGCAGACAATCCGGACCTTCTAGCCCGGCAATTGATGATCCTTTGGGACGGTGCGATCACACAGTCCTACATTCATCAGGATCCGGAAATCGTTTCTTTTGCAGTGGATGCCGCCAGAAAACTGATTGCAGCGAGCCTTCGGGAAAAACAGGAAGATTCATGA
- a CDS encoding YbfB/YjiJ family MFS transporter, with translation MKPTSFTDFLPSGLLGLGTAVALGFSRFDYALILPSMKRDLALNFTEAGWLNTSNAIGYLLGSIVAKPLIGHFGVRMIFRFGLILTSSAVLTTGLFHAYIPLLLLRVLAGVFGALSFICGGVLAAGLFPGNAGRTAVSISIYMAGGGLGILLSGLTIPMALSRCDDNCWPWIWIGLGVASFLFTVFSWSSAHRSQLQGAVHQGKSSWKIGSFVPLLTGYFLFGAGYIIYMTYIIAWVRESGRSVEEVSFFWALLGVAVIVSPPIWKRVLSGWRGGRPMGVAIGITALGSLIPLFSTSFFSMIVSAIFFGLAFLNVPATMTTFLQRSLPQSHWGSSIAFFTLIFSLGQIIGPVVGGWIADREGILSAGLMFSFISLFAGASVAVFQQEIQQRQGEATDMKTL, from the coding sequence ATGAAACCTACCTCCTTCACAGACTTTCTCCCGTCCGGGCTTCTGGGGCTCGGAACGGCCGTCGCTCTCGGGTTTTCCCGATTCGATTACGCTCTCATTCTTCCTTCCATGAAAAGAGATCTTGCTCTAAACTTCACTGAAGCCGGATGGTTGAATACAAGCAATGCGATCGGGTATCTCTTGGGATCTATCGTAGCGAAACCGCTGATCGGGCACTTTGGAGTTCGGATGATTTTCCGTTTCGGATTGATCCTGACTTCAAGTGCTGTTCTGACAACAGGGCTTTTCCATGCCTACATCCCACTTCTTCTTCTCCGGGTTCTGGCCGGAGTCTTCGGAGCGCTCTCCTTTATCTGCGGGGGCGTTTTGGCCGCGGGCTTGTTTCCGGGGAATGCAGGGCGGACGGCCGTCTCGATTTCAATTTACATGGCGGGAGGAGGTCTCGGGATCCTGCTGTCCGGACTGACAATCCCAATGGCCCTATCCCGCTGCGACGATAATTGCTGGCCGTGGATTTGGATAGGGTTAGGAGTCGCGAGCTTTTTATTCACCGTTTTTTCTTGGTCCAGTGCCCACAGATCACAACTGCAAGGAGCCGTTCATCAAGGAAAGTCCTCCTGGAAAATCGGCTCCTTTGTTCCGCTTTTAACCGGATATTTCCTATTTGGGGCCGGTTACATCATTTATATGACCTACATTATCGCCTGGGTCCGGGAAAGTGGACGTTCGGTAGAAGAAGTTTCCTTTTTCTGGGCACTCCTGGGTGTGGCAGTCATCGTATCTCCGCCCATATGGAAAAGAGTTCTGAGCGGTTGGAGGGGGGGCAGGCCGATGGGAGTAGCTATAGGCATAACGGCATTGGGAAGTCTGATTCCTCTTTTTTCGACCTCCTTTTTTTCAATGATCGTTTCGGCTATATTTTTCGGTCTTGCCTTCCTCAACGTCCCGGCAACGATGACGACCTTTCTGCAAAGATCCCTTCCTCAGTCGCATTGGGGAAGCTCGATCGCATTTTTCACCTTGATTTTCTCTCTGGGTCAGATTATTGGTCCAGTTGTTGGAGGGTGGATCGCCGATCGGGAGGGAATACTTTCCGCAGGCCTGATGTTTTCTTTTATCAGCCTGTTTGCGGGGGCATCTGTCGCCGTTTTCCAACAGGAGATTCAGCAGCGGCAGGGGGAGGCGACAGATATGAAAACCCTTTAA
- a CDS encoding thioredoxin domain-containing protein → MTDADRAMQAKFQKVLEQSMALQRVPAKSLTWMAPKQISKSIKAFPFSIDIGNNRIFSTVYLIDNQYFVTTPILDTKDSFRPVPDISPPMPIDLSLSPSLFPLTHFPSIGSINAQNTLIEFADDQCHTCRKWNREVLPLIRNEKNIHFVYIPYPIVVLHPNALDAAIFEMCAEQTLPGSFWDVHDLLNNRIELGTLSKDQMDSAFKGIIATKNLPAAKMNACTKTQGPLAEIQGADDTLLSHTGIPNVPTFVADGHVVTGYQSLENIKKLFAPKAPLPAAGSAKKSP, encoded by the coding sequence ATGACCGATGCCGATCGGGCAATGCAAGCAAAATTTCAAAAGGTGCTCGAACAATCCATGGCTTTGCAAAGAGTACCAGCCAAAAGCCTCACATGGATGGCACCCAAACAAATCTCAAAAAGTATCAAGGCTTTTCCTTTTTCGATCGATATAGGAAACAACCGTATCTTCTCAACTGTCTATCTGATTGATAACCAGTATTTTGTAACGACACCGATTCTCGATACAAAAGATAGCTTTCGACCTGTTCCAGACATATCTCCACCGATGCCTATAGACTTATCCCTATCTCCAAGCCTCTTTCCTCTGACTCACTTCCCATCCATTGGTTCCATTAACGCACAGAATACCCTCATCGAGTTTGCGGATGACCAATGCCACACCTGTCGAAAGTGGAACAGGGAAGTGCTGCCTTTGATCCGCAATGAAAAAAATATTCACTTTGTCTATATCCCGTATCCGATCGTGGTTCTTCACCCAAATGCACTTGATGCAGCCATTTTTGAAATGTGCGCCGAGCAAACCCTTCCAGGAAGTTTTTGGGATGTCCACGATCTGCTGAACAATCGGATTGAACTGGGAACCTTGTCCAAAGACCAAATGGATTCCGCTTTCAAAGGGATCATTGCAACCAAAAATCTTCCGGCCGCCAAGATGAATGCCTGTACAAAAACACAAGGTCCCCTGGCAGAAATTCAGGGAGCGGATGACACGCTACTCTCCCATACAGGAATACCCAACGTACCAACTTTTGTCGCAGATGGACATGTTGTGACAGGATATCAGTCCCTGGAAAATATCAAGAAGCTGTTTGCCCCCAAAGCGCCATTGCCCGCGGCGGGAAGCGCAAAGAAGTCTCCTTGA
- a CDS encoding prepilin peptidase has translation MIWTDFGLLASLFFLGTVWGSFLGVLADRIPRNESILFPPSHCNHCNRRLTLLDLLPLYAWIIGKGRCRVCQSPIDKQTLYSELLTAGFFILLGIIHLNGGNVLKPFVFGSFAIPLSLIDLRHYRLPHKLTITAMISGILLSFLDPGGSFKTSIEASLSALAFLVPIAYLKPNALGMGDAIFFGAIGSFTSFQGILVALIFASGTAILASLAWSVWEVSNGRKASIKTLRIPFGPFLSIGGLTAILLPFPQFLI, from the coding sequence TTGATCTGGACGGATTTCGGATTACTGGCGTCACTTTTTTTCCTGGGGACCGTTTGGGGAAGCTTTCTGGGAGTTCTTGCAGACAGGATTCCCAGGAATGAATCCATCCTTTTCCCTCCTTCCCACTGTAATCACTGTAACAGGAGGCTCACTCTCCTTGACCTGTTACCTCTTTATGCATGGATTATCGGGAAGGGTCGATGTCGCGTCTGCCAATCCCCGATAGACAAGCAAACACTTTACTCGGAACTTTTAACTGCCGGTTTCTTCATCCTTTTGGGGATCATTCACCTCAATGGTGGGAACGTCCTCAAGCCATTTGTTTTCGGATCATTTGCGATCCCATTATCCCTTATCGATCTGCGCCACTACAGGTTACCCCATAAGTTAACCATAACCGCCATGATTTCTGGCATTCTCCTCTCTTTTCTTGATCCAGGTGGCTCTTTCAAAACAAGCATTGAAGCATCACTTTCAGCTCTGGCATTTCTTGTTCCCATTGCTTATCTAAAGCCAAACGCATTGGGAATGGGCGACGCCATTTTCTTTGGTGCCATTGGCAGCTTCACCAGCTTTCAGGGAATTCTGGTAGCGCTGATTTTTGCCTCCGGAACAGCCATTCTTGCAAGCCTCGCATGGAGTGTATGGGAAGTGTCCAACGGCAGGAAAGCATCTATCAAAACTCTACGGATCCCTTTTGGACCTTTTCTATCCATCGGTGGTTTGACCGCGATTTTACTCCCCTTTCCTCAATTTCTGATCTGA
- a CDS encoding universal stress protein, with the protein MGKNEEKVLFPVDLLPLDDLVMDQVVRACKDYGAGLHLYHALSTFSDLPMGFPVPLQIYEQIGLLASQQLEKIAQGFLDRGVPVSIALYRGEADTITLSLASSGEKDLIILVSRGKGALGRIFLGSTSTSIIHHSPLPVLLLKAKDILLSAKESYQNIPMPQNIFSPSAPTSGPSTPLH; encoded by the coding sequence ATGGGAAAAAATGAAGAGAAAGTCCTATTTCCAGTTGATCTTCTTCCTCTTGATGACCTTGTCATGGATCAAGTGGTAAGAGCGTGCAAGGATTATGGTGCCGGTCTTCATCTGTACCATGCTCTTTCAACCTTTTCAGATCTTCCCATGGGCTTTCCGGTTCCGCTTCAAATCTATGAGCAGATTGGGCTTCTCGCGTCCCAGCAGCTCGAAAAAATTGCTCAGGGTTTTCTTGACCGGGGGGTTCCTGTCAGCATTGCTCTTTATCGCGGTGAAGCAGATACGATCACTCTCTCTCTGGCTTCATCCGGAGAAAAGGATCTGATCATTCTTGTATCCCGGGGTAAAGGAGCTTTGGGTCGCATTTTCCTAGGATCGACCTCAACATCAATCATTCACCACAGCCCTTTGCCGGTCCTCCTCTTAAAAGCAAAAGACATTCTTCTCTCGGCAAAAGAATCCTATCAAAACATCCCAATGCCCCAAAATATTTTTTCACCCAGCGCTCCGACGTCTGGGCCATCAACACCCCTCCATTGA
- a CDS encoding PhoH family protein: protein MDRIQKDFHLPENLDPKVFLGEMDSHLHLFEEAFSIHLATSGHRITATGQKDNILQGEKVILDLAALMASGYAIREDEIRQAIALTRNDPGITLKNLLTEYIPINSRKRVIFPKSAHQLEYIQAIKKNDIVFGIGPAGTGKTYLAMAMAAYHLLKHSCRKIILVRPAVEAGEKLGFLPGDIAEKINPYLRPLYDALFDMIDADKVQKMMEKQEIEIAPLAFMRGRTLNDAFIILDEAQNATREQMKMFLTRIGFNSKAVITGDVTQVDLPSDRSSGLVEATKILKNIDGIKFLHFSEVDVVRHRLVQEIIKAYEKHAPEEGTGRPSSNK, encoded by the coding sequence ATGGATAGAATCCAGAAAGATTTCCACCTCCCGGAAAATCTTGATCCCAAAGTCTTTTTGGGGGAAATGGATTCCCATCTCCATTTATTCGAAGAGGCTTTTTCCATTCATCTCGCAACATCCGGGCACCGAATTACCGCCACAGGTCAAAAAGACAATATCCTGCAGGGGGAAAAGGTCATTCTGGATCTGGCAGCCCTGATGGCAAGCGGGTATGCAATCAGGGAAGATGAAATTCGTCAGGCAATTGCCCTGACCAGAAACGACCCGGGGATTACGCTAAAGAATCTGCTCACAGAATATATCCCCATCAATAGCAGAAAACGCGTTATATTTCCCAAATCCGCCCATCAGCTCGAGTACATACAGGCCATCAAGAAAAATGACATTGTCTTTGGAATCGGGCCAGCTGGAACAGGAAAAACATATCTCGCCATGGCGATGGCAGCCTACCATCTGCTGAAGCATTCCTGCAGAAAGATCATTCTTGTCCGGCCTGCAGTTGAAGCCGGAGAAAAGCTCGGATTTCTCCCTGGTGATATTGCAGAAAAGATCAACCCTTACTTGCGCCCTCTTTATGATGCACTTTTTGATATGATTGATGCAGACAAAGTTCAAAAAATGATGGAAAAACAGGAGATAGAAATTGCACCACTGGCTTTCATGAGAGGCAGAACCCTGAACGATGCCTTTATTATTCTCGATGAAGCCCAAAACGCAACACGTGAACAAATGAAAATGTTTCTCACCAGAATAGGGTTCAACTCCAAAGCCGTCATCACCGGAGATGTGACACAGGTTGATCTGCCAAGTGACCGATCCAGCGGATTGGTGGAAGCGACCAAGATATTAAAAAATATCGATGGGATCAAATTTCTTCACTTTAGCGAGGTGGATGTCGTCAGACATCGTCTCGTACAGGAAATCATCAAAGCCTATGAAAAACATGCCCCGGAGGAAGGTACTGGCAGACCTTCTTCCAATAAATAG
- a CDS encoding HDIG domain-containing metalloprotein — translation MAGISLVLALVRINLGLFPPTLSPESLKNQSLPLTGVPMDSIHVFLGTSLLVFLAIVSIMVTYRTFMDPPNEFERINQTHFLQILLGSILLFLIILSTLSILIGQGSTASILSEHHFLITQNIELIAIILIGNIITLLLGKKSATLFFLISSMIIALLPTSRYEMIVLPLIAGPISSSLALILPGRIGSLKSGLLSGLITGLLFLGMELSVKDPTVFTLQTEAIAVIATTLLFPMLENVAMPLLEKSLGLLSEASLTELLDLNHPLLREFSKKAPGSFFHSLAVAQIAEAAALSIGENTKLARVSAYFHDIGKMDKPQYFIENQSTFNRHELLTPRMSSLILIDHVRKGIEIGKKYDLPEIIISAIPEHHGTRVMQYFLRKSRDGANSPADFPSESDFRYPGPKPQNKITAILMMADAIEATGRAVKIQDASPARAISVIDETLMEIQKDGQLDECPLTISEIATLKEVFVRTLLQTQHKRIAYPGAKTTGIAPSWKPKDAS, via the coding sequence TTGGCAGGGATTAGCCTTGTTCTGGCACTTGTGAGAATCAATCTCGGACTTTTTCCTCCAACGCTCTCCCCTGAATCACTGAAAAACCAATCCTTGCCACTGACCGGAGTTCCTATGGATTCCATCCATGTCTTTTTGGGAACATCCCTGCTGGTCTTTCTGGCGATTGTATCCATAATGGTTACCTATAGAACCTTCATGGATCCTCCCAATGAGTTTGAACGAATCAATCAGACGCATTTTCTGCAGATCCTTCTGGGAAGCATCCTTCTCTTTCTCATCATTCTCAGCACTCTGTCGATATTGATCGGACAGGGAAGTACCGCAAGCATCTTGTCCGAACATCATTTTTTGATCACACAGAATATCGAACTGATCGCAATTATCCTTATCGGAAATATCATCACACTCCTTCTTGGGAAAAAATCGGCTACACTTTTTTTCCTGATCTCCAGCATGATCATTGCCCTCTTGCCAACTTCCCGCTATGAAATGATTGTACTGCCACTTATTGCAGGGCCGATATCCAGCAGCTTGGCACTCATCCTCCCGGGTCGAATTGGCTCCCTGAAATCTGGTCTCCTTTCGGGCTTAATCACAGGACTGCTCTTTTTGGGAATGGAACTCTCGGTCAAAGATCCAACAGTTTTTACCTTACAGACAGAAGCCATCGCCGTTATTGCAACAACGCTTTTATTTCCCATGCTCGAAAACGTTGCAATGCCTTTGTTGGAAAAAAGCCTCGGACTTTTATCAGAGGCTTCCCTCACAGAACTTCTGGACCTGAATCACCCTCTTCTGCGTGAATTTTCAAAAAAAGCTCCAGGATCCTTTTTTCATAGCCTTGCGGTCGCCCAAATTGCTGAAGCGGCAGCTCTTTCTATCGGGGAAAACACGAAGCTCGCACGCGTTTCAGCCTATTTCCATGATATAGGCAAAATGGACAAACCCCAGTACTTCATTGAAAATCAGTCAACATTCAATAGACATGAGCTCCTGACCCCAAGAATGAGTTCCCTGATCCTCATAGACCATGTCAGAAAAGGCATTGAAATCGGTAAAAAATATGATCTCCCGGAAATCATAATCAGTGCCATTCCCGAACATCACGGAACAAGAGTCATGCAATATTTTCTTCGAAAATCCCGGGACGGAGCCAATAGCCCGGCAGATTTTCCATCAGAATCAGATTTTCGTTATCCGGGACCAAAACCACAAAACAAAATTACAGCAATCCTCATGATGGCCGATGCCATTGAAGCGACCGGCAGGGCAGTCAAAATCCAGGATGCCTCCCCCGCGAGAGCCATTTCCGTCATTGATGAAACACTTATGGAAATACAAAAGGATGGTCAGCTGGATGAATGCCCCTTGACCATTTCCGAAATTGCCACACTGAAAGAGGTCTTTGTCCGGACACTGTTGCAGACACAACACAAGCGAATAGCCTATCCCGGAGCAAAAACAACTGGCATCGCACCCTCATGGAAACCCAAAGATGCCAGTTGA
- the ybeY gene encoding rRNA maturation RNase YbeY: protein MPVEIINLQRKFPIDHFCFGKIAELGLSSLKQSKNQVVLIFVNDHRMRHLNKTFRGKRKTTDVLSFSYQKERFLKGLGSPDGEVVISLQQAKRQADRAGIPFFDEIVNLIIHGLCHLKGYDHEIGEQEASLMKKVERKTARFIDQGYHQWLNTQPKNLSNTMLQESSPSFQGKIPDDFLQPTKKSLKTNKGKEHSS, encoded by the coding sequence ATGCCAGTTGAAATAATCAATCTCCAGAGAAAGTTCCCAATAGACCATTTCTGTTTTGGAAAGATTGCTGAACTCGGACTGTCCTCCCTGAAGCAATCGAAGAATCAAGTTGTCCTGATATTTGTCAATGATCATCGGATGCGGCACTTGAATAAAACATTCAGGGGAAAAAGGAAAACAACCGATGTTCTCTCTTTTTCCTATCAAAAGGAACGATTCCTAAAAGGACTGGGATCTCCTGATGGGGAAGTTGTGATTTCATTACAACAGGCAAAACGTCAGGCAGATCGCGCAGGGATTCCATTTTTTGATGAAATCGTTAACCTCATCATTCATGGACTCTGTCACTTGAAAGGGTACGATCACGAGATCGGCGAGCAGGAAGCTTCCCTTATGAAGAAAGTGGAAAGGAAAACCGCCAGATTCATCGATCAAGGCTATCACCAGTGGCTCAACACACAACCAAAAAATCTTTCCAATACAATGCTTCAGGAATCGTCTCCATCATTTCAAGGGAAAATCCCTGATGACTTCCTTCAACCCACGAAGAAATCATTGAAAACCAATAAAGGAAAGGAGCATAGCAGCTGA
- the ftsY gene encoding signal recognition particle-docking protein FtsY, protein MNLFQKFTDGLKKTRANLTEKIDSLFKKDRSSNFHQELETILLTSDMGPKVVSSLITDLKEWEKSPGTDQFPDARSFMIDRIEKLFPDTTPIWENPERSSPLVILVVGVNGAGKTTTVAKLAALFKSEGKSVILGAGDTFRAAAIKQLELWGEKLSIPVVHQKEGADPASVAFDTVKAAISRKIDVAIIDTAGRLQTKNNLMSELSKIHRLVIREVGNNPIETLIVLDATIGQNAVSQVKHFGESVPLTGMILSKMDGTSKGGIAVGLAKEFSLPVRFIGVGEQSSDLLPFDPSLFARSILQTDS, encoded by the coding sequence ATGAACCTTTTTCAAAAATTTACGGACGGACTCAAGAAAACGAGAGCCAACCTGACAGAAAAGATTGACTCTCTTTTCAAGAAAGATCGCTCTTCAAACTTTCATCAGGAGCTTGAGACAATCCTTCTCACATCTGATATGGGTCCAAAGGTGGTGTCCAGTCTTATTACAGACCTGAAAGAATGGGAGAAGTCCCCCGGAACGGACCAGTTCCCTGATGCCAGAAGTTTTATGATCGATCGTATCGAAAAACTTTTTCCCGACACCACTCCCATCTGGGAGAATCCCGAACGATCCTCACCATTGGTCATTCTTGTCGTGGGGGTCAATGGAGCCGGAAAAACGACAACCGTTGCAAAACTTGCGGCCCTATTCAAAAGCGAGGGGAAATCCGTGATTCTTGGTGCGGGAGATACTTTCAGGGCAGCCGCCATCAAACAGCTTGAACTTTGGGGAGAAAAGCTCTCCATTCCGGTTGTCCATCAAAAAGAAGGAGCAGACCCGGCGTCTGTCGCCTTTGACACAGTCAAAGCTGCCATTTCAAGAAAAATTGATGTCGCCATCATTGATACGGCAGGAAGACTTCAAACCAAAAACAACCTGATGAGTGAACTTTCAAAGATCCATCGCCTTGTCATCAGGGAAGTGGGGAACAACCCCATTGAAACGCTCATTGTTCTTGACGCCACCATTGGGCAGAACGCCGTTTCACAGGTCAAGCATTTTGGAGAATCCGTTCCATTGACAGGTATGATTCTTTCAAAGATGGATGGAACCTCAAAGGGAGGAATTGCGGTGGGCCTAGCAAAGGAGTTCAGTCTTCCAGTCCGATTTATTGGGGTGGGCGAACAAAGCTCCGATCTTTTGCCATTTGATCCGTCCCTTTTTGCCCGGTCCATCCTTCAAACAGATAGCTGA
- the aroE gene encoding shikimate dehydrogenase, with protein sequence MKAFFGIIGHPVEHSLSPCFQQAAFDACGIDAAYVPMNLDPLRAEDTIFCLKELGVSGFNVTLPFKELAYRKVDQVLGIASKIRSVNTVFLKDGKWEGYNTDVSGFVKSYSVFLEKSSEPADHFIVLGAGGSARAVLEGLASMGVSSVSVFNRSLERVQSLLKEFSSEKYITLNELSKIKASLDGKRWHIINTLSRNAFPVQGAFPPLETIEKSSVASVFDLSYGREGETECVAWAKKRGVPFSDGLPMLLFQGALSFEIWTGIPAPVKEMAKAMAKALPYRKDLMDQLSV encoded by the coding sequence ATGAAAGCCTTTTTCGGGATTATCGGCCACCCTGTGGAGCATTCTCTCTCTCCCTGTTTCCAGCAGGCCGCGTTTGATGCCTGTGGGATAGATGCTGCCTATGTCCCCATGAACCTTGACCCACTTCGGGCGGAAGATACGATTTTTTGCCTGAAGGAGCTGGGGGTGTCCGGTTTTAATGTGACTCTTCCGTTTAAAGAACTGGCCTACAGGAAGGTCGATCAGGTGTTGGGGATTGCGTCCAAAATACGCTCGGTGAATACGGTCTTTTTAAAAGATGGAAAATGGGAAGGGTACAATACGGATGTTTCAGGATTCGTGAAGTCCTATTCCGTTTTTTTGGAGAAATCCTCTGAGCCGGCGGACCATTTCATTGTTTTGGGAGCAGGTGGGTCAGCTCGGGCGGTTCTTGAAGGCTTAGCATCGATGGGGGTGTCGAGTGTCAGTGTGTTCAACCGTTCGTTGGAAAGGGTCCAATCACTTTTGAAAGAATTTTCAAGTGAAAAATATATAACATTGAATGAGTTGTCCAAAATAAAGGCGTCTCTTGACGGAAAAAGATGGCATATTATCAACACACTTTCTCGAAACGCATTTCCTGTCCAGGGGGCCTTTCCTCCACTGGAGACGATAGAGAAGTCTTCTGTTGCGTCTGTTTTCGATCTTTCTTATGGGAGGGAAGGGGAGACTGAGTGTGTGGCTTGGGCAAAAAAACGTGGAGTTCCCTTTTCGGACGGTTTGCCCATGCTTTTGTTTCAGGGAGCATTGTCCTTTGAAATATGGACAGGAATCCCCGCTCCTGTAAAAGAAATGGCGAAAGCCATGGCGAAGGCTCTTCCCTATAGAAAAGATCTGATGGATCAGCTATCTGTTTGA